A single window of Nocardia higoensis DNA harbors:
- a CDS encoding MFS transporter, with protein MLENPAATTQSPVKQRALGLAILVLSGLQLMVVLDGTVVIFALPRLQDQMGLTSSGSAWIVTAYGLTFAGLMLLGGRLGDAFGRKRMLIIGVALFTLASLFCGLAQWQWMLVAARALQGAGAAVAAPAAFALVATTFAPGKARNQAIAVVGSMVGIGSVGGLVVGGALTQLSWRWIFLINVPIGVLIIVGAIYCLADTDHQRMTLDIRGAVLGTLACAAVVFGATEGPGLGWTNPAVVGSLIGGAILLVVFVVAERNVDNPLLPWSLFDSRDRVTTFMLILLSGSVLGAMTYFVAQFLQNVLGYGPLQAGTASIPFTVGIGIGGALASKLAMTIAPRWLLLGAALVLAGGLMVGSTLHDEVSYVSVLLPLLIVIGLGVGVAMVVTPLCVLVGVPPSDIGPLSAVGQMFMNLGTPMAIGILTPVAVSRTLSMGGSTGPVSGMTEAEIVALGEGYTLVLAVCAGVAMLIGLIALTLRFTPRDIARAQHAQDEAQRS; from the coding sequence GTGCTCGAAAACCCCGCTGCGACGACGCAGTCTCCGGTGAAGCAGCGGGCCCTCGGCCTGGCGATCCTCGTCCTGAGCGGGTTGCAGCTCATGGTCGTGCTCGACGGCACGGTGGTGATCTTCGCCCTGCCCCGCCTGCAGGACCAGATGGGCCTGACCAGTTCCGGCAGCGCCTGGATCGTCACCGCCTACGGTCTGACCTTCGCCGGGCTCATGCTGCTCGGCGGACGACTCGGCGACGCCTTCGGCCGTAAACGCATGCTCATCATCGGTGTCGCCCTGTTCACGCTGGCCTCTCTGTTCTGCGGCCTGGCCCAATGGCAATGGATGCTCGTCGCCGCGCGCGCCCTGCAGGGCGCCGGCGCTGCGGTCGCGGCTCCGGCGGCGTTCGCTCTGGTGGCGACGACCTTCGCCCCGGGGAAGGCGCGTAATCAGGCGATCGCGGTAGTCGGCTCGATGGTCGGCATCGGCTCGGTCGGCGGCCTGGTCGTCGGCGGTGCGCTTACCCAGCTCTCGTGGCGCTGGATCTTCCTGATCAATGTGCCGATCGGCGTGTTGATCATCGTCGGCGCGATCTACTGCCTGGCCGACACCGACCATCAGCGGATGACCCTGGACATCCGCGGCGCGGTGCTCGGCACCCTGGCCTGCGCCGCCGTCGTGTTCGGCGCGACCGAGGGCCCGGGGCTGGGCTGGACCAACCCGGCGGTCGTCGGTTCGCTGATCGGCGGTGCGATCCTGCTGGTGGTATTCGTCGTCGCCGAACGCAACGTCGACAACCCGCTGCTGCCGTGGTCGCTGTTCGACAGCCGCGACCGGGTCACCACCTTCATGCTCATCCTGCTGTCCGGCAGCGTGCTCGGCGCGATGACCTACTTCGTCGCCCAGTTCCTGCAGAACGTGCTCGGCTACGGGCCGTTGCAGGCGGGCACCGCCTCGATCCCGTTCACCGTCGGCATCGGCATCGGCGGCGCGCTGGCCTCCAAACTGGCCATGACGATCGCCCCGCGCTGGCTGCTGCTGGGTGCGGCGCTGGTACTGGCGGGGGGCCTGATGGTCGGTTCGACGCTGCACGACGAGGTCTCCTACGTGTCCGTGCTGCTGCCGTTGTTGATCGTGATCGGGCTCGGCGTGGGGGTGGCGATGGTCGTCACGCCGCTGTGTGTGCTGGTCGGCGTACCGCCGTCGGACATCGGTCCGCTCTCGGCCGTAGGCCAGATGTTCATGAACCTGGGCACGCCGATGGCGATCGGCATCCTCACCCCGGTCGCGGTCTCGCGCACCCTGTCCATGGGCGGGTCGACCGGGCCGGTCTCCGGCATGACCGAGGCCGAGATCGTCGCGCTCGGCGAGGGCTACACCCTGGTCCTGGCGGTCTGCGCGGGCGTCGCGATGCTGATCGGCCTGATCGCGCTCACCCTGCGCTTCACCCCGCGCGACATCGCCCGGGCCCAGCACGCGCAGGACGAAGCCCAGCGCAGCTGA
- a CDS encoding ferritin-like domain-containing protein, producing the protein MTDERQTVLDALRAEYIAVYAYGVIAAHASPERRELTAEHTAAHRARRDATLETLRAAGVQAPTPEPAYTVPFPVDNPVDAARLAEIVEADAAVAWRAVVEQSSTEQNRRMGVDALAESAVRLAAWQNILGTPSAALPGGV; encoded by the coding sequence ATGACCGACGAACGCCAGACCGTCCTGGACGCCCTGCGCGCCGAGTACATCGCCGTCTACGCCTACGGCGTCATCGCCGCTCACGCTTCTCCCGAACGGCGGGAACTGACAGCCGAGCACACCGCGGCTCACCGCGCCCGCCGCGACGCCACCCTGGAGACGCTGCGGGCCGCCGGAGTGCAAGCCCCCACCCCCGAACCGGCCTACACCGTGCCGTTCCCGGTGGACAATCCGGTCGACGCGGCCCGGCTGGCCGAGATCGTCGAGGCCGACGCCGCCGTCGCCTGGCGGGCGGTGGTCGAGCAGAGCAGCACCGAGCAGAACCGGCGCATGGGCGTGGACGCGCTGGCCGAGAGCGCGGTTCGCCTCGCGGCCTGGCAGAACATTCTCGGCACGCCGAGTGCCGCACTGCCGGGCGGTGTCTGA
- the cobA gene encoding uroporphyrinogen-III C-methyltransferase, translating to MPNTSDTSEDQVTEPSTEPNYLVGLDLRGRRVVVVGGGTVAARRLGLLIASGADVHVVSREVTPTVEGMASAGQITVTLRDYTDGDLAEAWYAIACTDEPETNAAIVAEAERRRVFCVRADNARLGTAVTPATARYEGLTIGVLARGAHRRSAAVRNGLLEALQSGTVADDSTPVAPGVALVGGGPGDPDLITVRGRRLLARADIVVADRLAPPELLAELGPHVQVVDAAKIPYGRAMAQEAINAALVEGARAGKFVVRLKGGDPYVFGRGYEEVEACVAAGVPVTVVPGVTSPISVPGAAGIPVTHRGVTHEFVVVSGHVAPDHPDSLVDWPALARLRGTLVLMMAVERIEQFAEALLAGGRPADTPAAVIQEGTLRTQRVLRADLGTVAARVRADGIRPPAIIVIGPTAAFAVDDAEVLTGSENG from the coding sequence GTGCCGAACACGTCAGACACCAGCGAAGATCAGGTCACCGAGCCCAGCACGGAGCCGAACTACCTCGTCGGACTCGATCTGCGCGGCCGTCGCGTGGTCGTGGTCGGCGGCGGGACGGTCGCCGCCCGCCGGTTGGGCCTGCTGATCGCCTCGGGAGCCGACGTGCACGTCGTCAGCCGGGAGGTGACGCCGACCGTCGAGGGCATGGCGAGCGCCGGGCAGATCACCGTCACGCTGCGCGACTACACCGACGGCGACCTCGCCGAGGCCTGGTACGCGATCGCCTGCACCGACGAACCGGAGACCAACGCCGCGATCGTCGCCGAAGCCGAACGGCGCCGGGTCTTCTGCGTGCGCGCCGACAACGCCCGGCTCGGCACCGCCGTCACTCCCGCGACCGCCCGCTACGAGGGCCTGACGATCGGCGTGCTGGCCCGCGGCGCGCACCGGCGTTCGGCCGCGGTGCGCAACGGGCTGCTCGAGGCCCTGCAGTCGGGCACGGTCGCCGACGACTCCACCCCGGTCGCACCCGGCGTCGCGCTCGTCGGCGGTGGCCCCGGCGATCCGGACCTCATCACCGTGCGCGGCAGACGCCTGCTGGCCCGCGCCGACATCGTGGTGGCCGACCGGCTCGCGCCGCCGGAGCTGCTGGCCGAACTCGGGCCGCACGTGCAGGTCGTCGACGCGGCGAAGATCCCCTACGGGCGGGCCATGGCGCAGGAGGCGATCAACGCCGCGCTCGTCGAAGGCGCCAGAGCAGGCAAGTTCGTGGTGCGGCTCAAGGGCGGCGACCCGTACGTGTTCGGACGCGGTTACGAAGAGGTCGAGGCATGCGTGGCGGCCGGGGTGCCGGTCACCGTGGTGCCCGGCGTCACCAGTCCCATCTCGGTGCCGGGTGCGGCGGGTATCCCGGTCACCCATCGTGGCGTGACCCACGAGTTCGTCGTGGTCAGCGGACATGTCGCCCCGGACCACCCGGATTCGCTGGTCGACTGGCCCGCCCTGGCACGGCTGCGCGGCACCCTGGTGCTCATGATGGCCGTCGAGCGCATAGAACAGTTCGCCGAGGCACTGCTGGCGGGTGGTCGTCCGGCCGACACCCCGGCCGCGGTGATCCAGGAAGGCACCCTGCGGACCCAGCGGGTGCTGCGCGCCGATCTCGGTACCGTGGCCGCCCGGGTCAGAGCCGACGGCATCCGGCCGCCCGCGATCATCGTCATCGGGCCGACCGCCGCGTTCGCTGTCGACGACGCCGAAGTATTGACCGGATCGGAGAACGGGTAG
- a CDS encoding YlxR family protein, giving the protein MPERTTEQHRTSPRRSAPVRTCIGCRKRESAVELLRIVARDRDAGDGSRIVVVVPDPRRRLPGRGAWVHPLSACSIAAVRRRAFGRALRVSGHLDISALEQYLENRHEHS; this is encoded by the coding sequence TTGCCCGAGCGCACCACCGAGCAGCACCGGACGTCTCCGCGCCGGTCGGCTCCGGTGCGTACGTGTATCGGATGCCGGAAGCGAGAGTCGGCCGTCGAACTGCTGAGGATCGTGGCTCGAGATCGGGACGCCGGCGACGGATCCCGTATCGTCGTGGTCGTTCCCGATCCTCGGCGTAGACTTCCCGGAAGGGGTGCCTGGGTGCACCCCCTTTCCGCTTGTTCGATCGCAGCGGTTCGACGCCGAGCATTCGGCAGAGCACTACGAGTGTCCGGACATCTGGATATCTCAGCCCTGGAGCAGTACCTCGAGAACAGGCACGAGCACTCATGA
- the yaaA gene encoding peroxide stress protein YaaA, with the protein MLVLLPPSETKSDGGTGPALDLDALSMPQLTPVRDKLVDQLIGLAADPDASRAALGLGKGAESEIARNAALRTSPTRPALQRYTGVLYDALDAKAFTKVQREKARTRLAIGSALFGVVRAGDPIPAYRLSGGSKLPGLPTLSALWRDDLPAALAEEVAGELVVDLRSGVYQQLGRVPGAITANVLTEHPDGSRTVVSHFNKHHKGLLARALVLTRAEPADIRGVARVATKAGLRIEIASPTELLVLT; encoded by the coding sequence GTGCTGGTGCTGCTGCCTCCTTCCGAAACCAAGTCCGACGGCGGAACAGGTCCTGCCCTGGACCTGGATGCGCTGTCGATGCCACAGCTCACGCCGGTACGCGACAAGCTCGTCGACCAGCTGATCGGGCTCGCCGCCGATCCGGACGCCAGCCGCGCGGCGCTGGGGCTCGGCAAGGGCGCCGAGAGCGAGATCGCCCGCAACGCCGCACTGCGCACCTCCCCCACCCGGCCCGCGCTGCAGCGCTACACCGGCGTGCTCTACGACGCGCTCGACGCGAAGGCGTTCACCAAGGTCCAGCGGGAGAAGGCACGCACCCGCCTGGCGATCGGGTCGGCGCTGTTCGGCGTGGTCCGCGCGGGCGATCCGATCCCCGCCTACCGCCTCTCCGGCGGCTCGAAACTGCCCGGCCTGCCGACCCTGTCGGCACTGTGGCGCGACGACCTGCCCGCCGCGCTGGCCGAGGAGGTCGCCGGCGAGCTCGTCGTCGATCTGCGCTCGGGCGTCTACCAGCAGCTCGGTCGCGTACCGGGCGCGATCACCGCGAATGTGCTCACCGAGCATCCGGACGGCTCGCGCACCGTGGTCAGCCACTTCAACAAGCACCACAAGGGTCTGCTGGCTCGCGCGCTGGTGCTGACCCGGGCCGAGCCTGCCGACATCCGGGGCGTCGCCCGGGTGGCGACCAAGGCGGGGCTGCGCATCGAGATCGCCTCCCCGACCGAACTTCTGGTCCTCACCTGA
- the nusA gene encoding transcription termination factor NusA, translated as MNIEIEALRAIVADKGISIETVISAIESALLTAYRHTEGHQPNARVDINQKTGAVRVMAVELDAEGNVVSEWDDTPEGFGRIAATTARQVVLQRLRDAENEKSFGEFSTHEGDIVGGVVQRDARANARGTVVVRIGSELHGTEGLIPAAEQVPGETYEHGDRVKCYVVGVSRGPRGPQITLSRTHPNLVRRLFALEVPEIADGSVEIVAVAREAGHRSKIAVRATVPGVNAKGACIGPMGQRVRNVMSELAGEKIDIIDYAEDPATFVGNALSPSKVVSVTVVDPDARAARVIVPDFQLSLAIGKEGQNARLAARLTGWRIDIRSDAAGDVDDSARTEAHRS; from the coding sequence ATGAACATCGAAATCGAAGCCCTGCGGGCGATTGTCGCCGACAAGGGGATCTCGATCGAGACAGTGATCTCCGCGATCGAGTCGGCACTGTTGACCGCATACCGACACACCGAGGGGCACCAGCCCAACGCGCGCGTCGACATCAACCAGAAGACCGGCGCCGTGCGCGTGATGGCGGTCGAACTCGACGCCGAGGGCAATGTCGTCTCCGAATGGGACGACACCCCGGAGGGATTCGGCCGCATCGCCGCCACCACCGCGCGCCAGGTGGTGCTGCAGCGCTTGCGCGACGCGGAGAACGAGAAGTCCTTCGGTGAATTCTCCACCCACGAGGGCGACATCGTCGGCGGTGTCGTGCAGCGCGACGCCCGGGCCAACGCTCGCGGCACCGTCGTGGTGCGCATCGGCAGCGAACTGCACGGCACGGAGGGTTTGATCCCGGCCGCCGAGCAGGTGCCCGGCGAGACCTACGAGCACGGCGACCGCGTCAAGTGCTACGTCGTGGGCGTCTCCCGCGGCCCGCGTGGCCCGCAGATCACTCTCTCGCGGACCCATCCGAATCTGGTTCGCCGGCTGTTCGCCCTCGAGGTGCCCGAGATCGCCGACGGCTCGGTGGAGATCGTCGCGGTGGCGCGGGAGGCCGGGCACCGGTCCAAGATCGCCGTCCGCGCCACCGTGCCCGGGGTCAATGCCAAGGGAGCTTGCATCGGTCCGATGGGCCAGCGGGTGCGCAATGTGATGAGCGAGCTGGCGGGGGAGAAGATCGACATCATCGACTACGCCGAGGATCCGGCGACGTTCGTCGGTAATGCGCTCTCGCCGTCGAAAGTGGTTTCCGTCACTGTCGTCGATCCTGACGCCCGCGCCGCGCGGGTCATCGTGCCCGACTTCCAGCTGTCGCTGGCCATCGGCAAGGAGGGGCAGAACGCCCGCCTGGCCGCCCGGTTGACCGGGTGGCGCATCGATATCCGCAGTGACGCCGCCGGGGACGTGGACGACAGCGCCCGCACGGAGGCGCATCGCAGTTGA
- a CDS encoding proline--tRNA ligase, which translates to MITRLSHLFLRTLRDDPADAEVPSHRLLVRAGYVRRIAPGVYSWLPMGLKVLRKVEDVVRAEMNAIGAQEISLPALLPREPYETTNRWTEYGDSLFRLQDRKGADYLLGPTHEELFALTVKGEYNSYKDLPVTLYQIQTKYRDEERPRAGILRGREFIMKDSYSFDLDEDGLKASYNAHREAYQRIFERLKVQYVIVAATSGAMGGSASEEFLADSPVGEDTYVLCRESGYAANVEAVITPAPEPQPIDGRPEAVVHDTPDTPTIAALVDWANTAGIAEQFGRPVTAADTLKNVMVKLRHPDGKTEIVGIGVPGDREVDDKRLGASVEPAEVELLTDADFAENPFLVKGYIGPKALQANGIRYLVDPRVGTGTSWITGADIQGKHVVGLIAGRDFTPDGTVEAAEVRDGDPSPDGRGTLVAARGIEIGHIFQLGNKYTDAFEVDVLGENGKPVRLTMGSYGIGVSRMVAVIAEQQHDEKGLRWPAEVAPFDVHVVIANKDAAARSGAEEVVAGLDAQGLDVLFDDRTASPGVKFKDAELLGMPWVLVVGRGWAEGTVELRNRFTGEAEEVPAADAVSTVVARVRG; encoded by the coding sequence GTGATCACCCGCCTGTCCCACCTCTTCCTGCGCACCCTGCGCGACGATCCCGCCGACGCCGAGGTGCCCAGCCACAGACTGCTGGTTCGCGCCGGATACGTGCGCCGCATCGCCCCGGGTGTGTACTCCTGGCTACCGATGGGCTTGAAGGTGCTGCGCAAGGTCGAAGACGTCGTGCGCGCGGAGATGAACGCGATCGGCGCCCAGGAGATCTCGCTGCCCGCGCTGCTGCCGCGCGAACCGTACGAGACCACCAACCGCTGGACCGAGTACGGCGACAGCCTGTTCCGCCTGCAGGACCGCAAGGGCGCGGACTATCTGCTCGGCCCCACCCACGAGGAGCTGTTCGCGCTCACCGTGAAGGGCGAGTACAACTCCTACAAGGATCTGCCGGTCACGCTCTACCAGATCCAGACCAAGTACCGCGACGAGGAACGCCCTCGCGCGGGCATCCTGCGTGGTCGTGAGTTCATCATGAAGGACTCCTACTCCTTCGACCTCGACGAGGACGGTCTGAAGGCCAGCTACAACGCGCACCGCGAGGCCTACCAGCGCATCTTCGAGCGCTTGAAAGTGCAGTACGTCATCGTCGCGGCCACCTCCGGCGCGATGGGCGGCAGCGCTTCCGAGGAGTTCTTGGCCGACAGCCCGGTGGGGGAGGACACCTACGTGCTGTGCCGCGAATCCGGCTACGCGGCCAACGTCGAAGCGGTGATCACTCCCGCTCCCGAGCCGCAGCCGATCGACGGCAGGCCCGAGGCCGTCGTCCACGACACCCCCGACACCCCGACCATCGCCGCGCTCGTCGACTGGGCGAACACCGCCGGGATCGCCGAGCAGTTCGGCCGTCCGGTGACCGCGGCGGACACCCTCAAGAACGTGATGGTCAAGCTGCGCCACCCCGACGGCAAGACCGAGATCGTCGGTATCGGCGTGCCCGGCGACCGCGAAGTGGACGACAAGCGCCTGGGCGCCTCCGTCGAGCCCGCCGAGGTGGAGCTGCTCACCGACGCCGACTTCGCCGAGAACCCCTTCCTGGTCAAGGGTTACATCGGCCCGAAGGCCCTGCAGGCCAACGGCATCCGCTATCTGGTGGACCCGCGGGTGGGCACCGGCACGTCCTGGATCACCGGCGCCGACATCCAGGGCAAGCACGTCGTCGGGCTGATCGCCGGTCGGGACTTCACCCCGGACGGCACCGTGGAGGCCGCCGAGGTCCGCGACGGCGATCCCTCGCCGGACGGACGCGGCACGCTGGTCGCGGCGCGCGGCATCGAGATCGGTCACATCTTCCAGCTCGGCAACAAGTACACCGACGCCTTCGAGGTCGACGTGCTCGGTGAGAACGGCAAGCCGGTGCGCCTGACCATGGGCTCCTACGGCATCGGCGTTTCCCGGATGGTCGCGGTCATCGCCGAGCAGCAGCACGACGAGAAGGGCCTGCGCTGGCCCGCCGAGGTCGCGCCGTTCGACGTGCACGTGGTCATCGCCAACAAGGACGCCGCCGCCCGTTCCGGCGCGGAAGAGGTCGTCGCCGGTCTGGACGCACAGGGTCTGGACGTCCTGTTCGACGACCGCACCGCATCGCCCGGCGTCAAGTTCAAGGACGCCGAACTGCTCGGTATGCCGTGGGTGCTGGTGGTCGGCCGGGGCTGGGCCGAGGGCACCGTGGAATTGCGCAACCGGTTCACGGGCGAGGCCGAGGAGGTGCCCGCCGCGGACGCTGTGTCCACGGTGGTCGCGCGCGTCCGCGGCTGA
- the infB gene encoding translation initiation factor IF-2, which translates to MAGKARVHELAKELGVTSKELLATLKEQGEFVKSASSTVEAPVARRLRESFAPKSAPANGAKTGARPGPSSSARPGPKPVPGGPRPGPRTPGPASAPAAAQQAPAEQVARPSEVRPGPAVKPGPAPAPRPAMPETPAAQAAPAAPSAPVGPRPTPGGPRPGQPQQQQRPGQQPQQQQQRPGQPQQQQQRPGAPAQGGPRPGPKPGPKPPRVGNNPFSSAPDRERERPAARPGAGGPRPGPAQGGPRPGPGQGAPRPGGASPGPRPAAAQGGAPRPGGPRPSPGSMPPRPNPGAMPARSARPGPSAGGRPGRPGGAPGAGRPGGGGGGGYRGGGGGGAPGAGAGAPAAGGFRGRPGGGGGGRPGGPGGRGGAAGAFGRPGGAPRRGRKSKRQKRQEYDSMQAPSVGGVRLPRGNGEVIRLARGASLSDFAEKIDANPAALVQALFNLGEMVTATQSVNDETLELLGGEMNYVVQVVSPEDEDRELLESFDLTYGEDAGDEEDLQIRPPVVTVMGHVDHGKTRLLDTIRKANVREGEAGGITQHIGAYQVLTHLGDDDRLITFIDTPGHEAFTAMRARGAKATDIAILVVAADDGVMPQTVEAINHAQAADVPIVVAVNKIDKEGANPEKIRQQLTEYGLVAEEYGGDTMFVDISAKQGTNIDALLEAVLLTADAALDLRANPNMDAQGVAIEAHLDRGRGPVATVLIQRGTLRVGDSIVAGDAYGRVRRMVDEHGDDVEAALPSRPVQVVGFTSVPGAGDNLLVVDEDRIARQIADRRNARKRNALAARSRKRISLEDLDAALKETSELNLILKGDNSGTVEALEEALMGIEVGDEVRLRVIDRGVGGVTETNVNLASASNAIIIGFNVRAEGKATELANREGVDIRYYSVIYQAIDEIEKALKGMLKPIYEEVELGRAEIRAIFRSSKVGNIAGCMVLSGSVKRNAKARLLRDNVVVAETTTISSLKREKDDATEVREGYECGMTLTYNDIKEGDIVEAYELREKPRD; encoded by the coding sequence GTGGCAGGCAAGGCCCGCGTGCACGAGTTGGCCAAAGAACTCGGTGTCACGAGCAAGGAACTACTCGCAACGCTCAAGGAGCAAGGCGAGTTTGTGAAGTCGGCGTCCTCGACGGTGGAAGCACCCGTCGCGCGTCGGCTGCGTGAGTCGTTCGCGCCGAAATCGGCCCCCGCGAACGGCGCCAAGACCGGTGCGAGGCCCGGTCCTTCGTCGTCGGCCCGTCCGGGCCCCAAGCCCGTCCCCGGCGGCCCCCGCCCGGGTCCGCGCACCCCCGGCCCCGCGAGCGCTCCTGCCGCGGCGCAGCAGGCACCCGCCGAACAGGTCGCGCGGCCTTCCGAGGTCCGTCCGGGCCCGGCCGTCAAGCCAGGTCCGGCTCCGGCCCCGCGGCCCGCGATGCCGGAGACCCCCGCGGCCCAGGCCGCGCCCGCGGCTCCGTCGGCCCCGGTCGGCCCGCGTCCCACCCCTGGTGGCCCGCGTCCCGGTCAGCCGCAGCAACAGCAGCGCCCCGGCCAACAGCCGCAGCAGCAACAGCAGCGCCCCGGTCAGCCGCAGCAGCAACAGCAGCGTCCGGGCGCCCCGGCGCAGGGCGGCCCGCGTCCCGGCCCGAAGCCGGGCCCGAAGCCGCCGCGCGTCGGCAACAACCCCTTCTCGTCGGCTCCCGACCGTGAGCGTGAGCGTCCCGCCGCGCGTCCCGGCGCCGGTGGCCCTCGTCCGGGTCCCGCGCAGGGTGGCCCGCGTCCCGGCCCCGGTCAGGGTGCTCCGCGTCCCGGTGGTGCGAGCCCGGGTCCGCGTCCGGCCGCAGCCCAGGGTGGCGCGCCGCGTCCCGGTGGTCCCCGTCCCAGCCCCGGCTCGATGCCTCCGCGCCCGAATCCCGGTGCGATGCCCGCTCGTTCGGCGCGTCCCGGCCCCAGTGCGGGTGGTCGTCCCGGTCGTCCCGGCGGCGCACCCGGTGCGGGTCGTCCCGGTGGTGGCGGCGGTGGTGGTTACCGCGGTGGTGGCGGCGGCGGCGCTCCCGGCGCCGGTGCAGGCGCCCCCGCGGCCGGTGGTTTCCGTGGTCGTCCCGGTGGTGGCGGCGGCGGTCGCCCGGGTGGTCCGGGTGGTCGCGGCGGTGCCGCGGGCGCGTTCGGCCGTCCCGGTGGCGCTCCGCGCCGTGGCCGCAAGTCCAAGCGCCAGAAGCGCCAGGAATACGACTCGATGCAGGCTCCGTCGGTCGGCGGCGTTCGGCTGCCGCGCGGCAACGGCGAGGTCATCCGCCTCGCCCGCGGCGCGTCGCTGTCGGACTTCGCGGAGAAGATCGACGCGAACCCGGCCGCTCTCGTGCAGGCGCTGTTCAACCTCGGCGAGATGGTCACCGCGACCCAGTCGGTCAACGACGAGACCCTCGAGCTGCTCGGCGGCGAGATGAACTACGTCGTCCAGGTCGTCAGCCCGGAGGACGAGGACCGCGAGCTGCTGGAGAGCTTCGACCTCACCTACGGCGAGGACGCGGGCGACGAGGAGGATCTGCAGATCCGCCCGCCGGTGGTCACCGTCATGGGTCACGTCGACCACGGCAAGACCCGACTGCTCGACACGATCCGCAAGGCCAACGTCCGCGAGGGCGAGGCCGGTGGCATCACCCAGCACATCGGCGCCTACCAGGTACTCACCCACCTCGGTGACGACGATCGCCTGATCACCTTCATCGACACCCCGGGTCACGAGGCGTTCACCGCCATGCGTGCCCGTGGCGCGAAGGCCACCGACATCGCGATCCTGGTGGTCGCCGCCGACGACGGCGTCATGCCGCAGACGGTGGAGGCCATCAACCACGCGCAGGCGGCCGACGTGCCGATCGTGGTGGCGGTCAACAAGATCGACAAGGAAGGCGCGAACCCGGAGAAGATCCGCCAGCAGCTCACCGAGTACGGGCTGGTGGCCGAGGAATACGGCGGCGACACCATGTTCGTCGACATCTCCGCCAAGCAGGGCACCAATATCGACGCGCTGCTGGAAGCGGTCCTGCTGACCGCCGACGCGGCGCTGGACCTGCGCGCCAACCCGAACATGGACGCGCAGGGCGTGGCCATCGAAGCCCACCTCGACCGCGGTCGAGGTCCGGTGGCGACGGTGCTCATCCAGCGCGGCACCCTGCGGGTCGGCGACTCGATCGTGGCGGGCGACGCCTACGGTCGCGTGCGCCGCATGGTCGACGAGCACGGCGACGACGTCGAGGCGGCGCTGCCGTCGCGGCCCGTCCAGGTGGTCGGCTTCACCTCGGTGCCCGGCGCGGGTGACAACCTGCTGGTCGTCGACGAGGACCGCATCGCCCGCCAGATCGCCGACCGGCGCAACGCGCGCAAGCGCAACGCCCTGGCCGCGCGCAGCCGCAAGCGGATCAGCCTGGAAGATCTGGATGCCGCCCTGAAGGAGACTTCGGAACTCAACCTGATCCTCAAGGGCGACAACTCCGGTACCGTCGAGGCCCTCGAAGAGGCCCTCATGGGTATCGAGGTGGGTGACGAGGTGCGTCTGCGGGTCATCGACCGTGGTGTCGGTGGCGTCACCGAGACCAACGTCAACCTGGCGTCGGCGTCGAACGCGATCATCATCGGGTTCAACGTGCGCGCCGAGGGCAAGGCGACCGAGCTGGCCAACCGCGAAGGCGTGGACATCCGGTACTACTCGGTGATCTACCAGGCCATCGACGAGATCGAGAAGGCCCTCAAGGGCATGCTCAAGCCGATCTACGAAGAGGTCGAGCTGGGCCGCGCCGAGATCCGTGCCATCTTCCGCTCCTCGAAGGTCGGCAACATCGCCGGCTGCATGGTGCTGTCGGGTTCGGTCAAGCGCAACGCCAAGGCCCGCCTGCTGCGCGACAACGTGGTGGTGGCCGAGACGACGACGATCTCCTCGCTCAAGCGCGAGAAGGACGACGCCACCGAGGTCCGCGAAGGCTACGAGTGCGGTATGACGTTGACCTACAACGACATCAAGGAAGGCGACATCGTCGAGGCCTACGAGCTGCGCGAGAAGCCGCGCGACTGA
- the rimP gene encoding ribosome maturation factor RimP, with translation MPMPTEERVSQLVAGLVERRGFDLEGVEIVGAGGGANAQTRLTVTVDSDGAADLDAVAELSSEISVVLDDAAVFGESPYLLEVTTPGVDRPLTEPRHWRRAQGRKVRITLRPGAEPPDPGGSARFEARVGALGEQTVALVLGSRHKPHRVHVPLADIERAVVQVEFSPPGARELELAGGVAPGRPQPAEDDDLAASAPPASPATPASEPSEGIVE, from the coding sequence ATGCCCATGCCGACCGAGGAAAGGGTGAGCCAGCTGGTTGCTGGGCTCGTCGAACGTCGGGGTTTCGATCTCGAGGGTGTGGAGATCGTCGGGGCGGGCGGTGGCGCGAACGCGCAGACCAGGCTCACGGTGACCGTGGACAGCGACGGAGCGGCCGACCTGGACGCGGTCGCCGAACTCAGCTCGGAGATCTCGGTAGTCTTGGACGACGCGGCCGTTTTCGGCGAGTCGCCGTATCTGCTCGAAGTGACCACCCCGGGGGTCGACCGCCCGTTGACCGAGCCGCGGCACTGGCGTCGTGCGCAGGGTCGCAAAGTGCGGATCACGCTACGGCCGGGCGCCGAACCGCCCGACCCCGGCGGATCGGCGCGCTTCGAGGCCCGGGTCGGCGCGCTGGGCGAGCAGACGGTCGCGCTGGTGCTCGGTAGTAGACACAAGCCGCACCGGGTGCACGTTCCGCTCGCCGACATCGAGCGCGCGGTCGTGCAGGTGGAGTTCTCCCCGCCGGGGGCCAGGGAACTGGAACTCGCGGGCGGGGTGGCACCCGGCCGGCCGCAACCGGCTGAGGACGATGATCTCGCAGCATCCGCACCACCCGCTTCACCTGCAACACCAGCGTCCGAGCCGAGCGAAGGGATCGTGGAATGA